The proteins below are encoded in one region of Macrococcus armenti:
- the lepB gene encoding signal peptidase I, which translates to MRQEFIEWFIAIIIATLLYIIVTTFFFMSYTVSGDSMYPTFENGDKVIVNKMSTIHHGEVIVFKTDKKENFVKRVIGIPGDNVEYVNDVLYINGKRIAEPYLQENEIAKSNVLLTENFNITEIVGSEGQKTIPKNKYLVLGDNREISQDSRHFGLIEGSQIVGEVQVRYWPISTFHVNFSPQ; encoded by the coding sequence TGTATATTATTGTTACTACATTTTTCTTTATGTCTTATACCGTCAGCGGAGATTCTATGTATCCTACATTTGAAAATGGAGATAAAGTGATTGTCAACAAGATGAGCACGATACATCATGGAGAAGTCATCGTATTTAAAACGGATAAAAAAGAAAATTTTGTAAAACGTGTTATCGGTATACCGGGAGATAATGTCGAGTATGTTAATGATGTGTTATACATAAATGGAAAACGAATCGCAGAACCTTATTTGCAGGAAAATGAAATTGCAAAATCTAATGTTCTATTGACAGAAAACTTTAATATTACTGAAATTGTGGGATCAGAGGGTCAAAAAACGATACCGAAAAATAAATATTTAGTACTCGGAGATAATCGTGAAATTAGTCAGGATAGTCGTCATTTCGGTTTAATCGAAGGTAGTCAGATCGTTGGAGAAGTTCAAGTCAGATACTGGCCGATCAGTACATTTCATGTTAATTTTAGCCCACAATAA